TACCTCTCAATATCCACATCAGGTAAGTTGCAGGTGTAGCTCACTGTACATGCCAAAACCCAATAATAAGTCTATCAATAGGGATAGTCTCCCTCATTCCCCAGAATGTGCCAAATAATCATTTAGCTGATGTGGACTCTTGCAAAGCAAAAACCAGCTATTAACTTCAATAGATGAGCTTCCGAGACCTAGCATTTGAAGAGTACTGTCGCCAAGATAAATCTTTGAAAACTACTTTAACAAATCACACGTGCTATGACTATGATCTACTGTTATTGTCGTATAATCCATGCCTATATAATAGAGCTTTTCAACTTAAACAACTCAATTTTTCTATTGATTTAGAGATTAATCACATAGAGTGCAATGTGCAATTATGATATCCAATTCCTTCCTTTACCAACAGAGGAACATATTCAGATTATTGTGCAGTTAACTACTACTTTGTTACCCCCAAAAAAAACTACTCCATTGTTTTCCTTGTTCAGGAAAAAGACATTGTCAGAATATCCAATAAATTCTCTGTACTGACATAAGCATTCTTTTTTGCAAACATGCTGCATGTTGAATGCTACCATTAACTGATTTGTTCATTAATGCCAACCCAAATTTCCTGTCCAGTATCCTTGCAAGGGCTAGTAAAGCCCTAAAAGAAGCTAAAAAAAAGGAAGATATAAAACGGAAAAAATTAGATACGAACCAAAGTTTGATGGAAATTGCCACATTGGTCACCAAGTTAACCATGTGACAAACTCCTCCATCAACACAGACCTACCGAAGGATGCTTTACAAGCCTCCAACTTCGGCCCTGAAAATGCATGAGAAGCATCAGATGACATCTTTTCCTATTATTTCTGTTGCAATTGCACACCATCGGTGATGGCTACTAATGCTATGAGCAAAGGTATTTTACAAGCTAGGATGTTGGTCAACTGTCAGGTTACACATCTATAAGATGCAGGAGAATGGAAAATACACCAGCATATTCAAATTGGACAgttcaagtaacatactgaatacATGAAACTTGTTACAACCACATACAGTTAAAGGTAGTATGATTTAAGAAGACAGTGAAATTTAATAAATCTATCATACAAAAATTTCCCCTTTCTACATGGTTAATACAGAGCGTCAAGTACACCAACAAGTGAGTGGTATCTTCATAATCCACACTAACCATAAATCCACTATTCTAAAGTAAGCGATATAACAACATAACAAACAAATTCTAAGCCTCTTCATTTATAACTTTAAATGGCTATCTAGAACAAACTGCAGAGTTAGCCAAATTCCTTAACTCTGATAAATGTTCATCAGTTGAGATGTTCAGTGTAAGCCTCAGATTAGTCATCAAAGCCTCTTGCTCCCAGCTAATTGATCCATAAGCATATAGTGCCATCATTGTTGCACGAtaagcatgcaactcaagcagatgGGTTTCTTCCCCCAGACCACCTTTAATAGGAAGAGGCGATTCAGTTCCAGATACAgaagcttcatcatcatcagTCCTACTACAAATATCTCCACTGTCGTACtcttgaggatgtgctggtctatAGGGGCTACCGTAGGGATTGCAACTACCAACAGAGGATGCTGCACTAGCAGTATCACTATCTTGAGTTGTTACAGAGGGATACTGATAATCAACATTAGCATTAACCACTGCGAGGTTTATTTTAGGAAAGCCTTTTGCTCTGTTATTTAAggaagcatgcatgcatttttcaCCCAGCATTAAGCATGGGGAATCAACAGCATCTACCTTATCCATCAAATGAAGAGAATCTCCAGGACCAATATGTTGGCGTCCTCCATCTCTGCGAGAAGTCTGAAATCTCTTAGTAACTTCACTACGCT
This genomic stretch from Hordeum vulgare subsp. vulgare chromosome 6H, MorexV3_pseudomolecules_assembly, whole genome shotgun sequence harbors:
- the LOC123402852 gene encoding uncharacterized protein LOC123402852 isoform X1; this translates as MKFCKEGKVEVLQKTEAPFGSWRPAEILSGNGHTYLVSYDPCLFDGSLAIERVPRKVIRPSPPSPDGPVCWVPGDILEVFDSYSWKVVEVVKLLGHEYYLVRLLGSSLELRVDASNLRTRQLWQDDKWVALPKDSARCAAGSLRSRAKGGNSGGSHLVLKNKNVFEDNMSRGMKRKTSAASAFPMQRSEVTKRFQTSRRDGGRQHIGPGDSLHLMDKVDAVDSPCLMLGEKCMHASLNNRAKGFPKINLAVVNANVDYQYPSVTTQDSDTASAASSVGSCNPYGSPYRPAHPQEYDSGDICSRTDDDEASVSGTESPLPIKGGLGEETHLLELHAYRATMMALYAYGSISWEQEALMTNLRLTLNISTDEHLSELRNLANSAVCSR